The region CATAGATGGGGGAAAGCCTTGTTTTGAAGTTCCCGCGCTCGTCCAGCTCGAAGATGATCTGACGCCGGCGTCCGCCTTCCAACGCGAGGTAGCTGACCACGCCGTCGAATGCGTCGGGAGACGTACCGGACGTTGTCAATATGCGGGCCTGGAGGCCCGCGTCCCCGAACGCCTCCACGGTCTCCGGAAACACAACGGCTGGATCGCGATTCGGCCCGGTCATTCAATATCTCCAGGTCGGAGTCCATGATGGCGTCAAGATGTACACGGAGATGGTAGTCGAACCTTTTCGTTCGATCGAGGGGCCAATCATTCAGGGTGTCGGCCCGCCGTCGAACCGGTCCCAGCCTGTCCATCTCAAGTGACGCCGGCCGCGTCGCGACTCACGGAGCTGTCACCCTCGCCCTTACCTCAGGCGAAGCCCCAGCGATCCAACTTGCGGCGGATCAACGCGGCCTCCCGGGCGGTCGTCCATTGGCCTCGCGGCTCCACTCCCGTAGTCCGAGGCCGTCGGGAGTCGATCCGCGACCCCGATATCGTCCTTGCTTTGTCTTAAAGCCCCTTTAAGAAAGCCCGCACCGGCGTCAGGAAGATTTCAAGCCGCTCCTCAACGTCGCATGTCGACTGCACGCCGGAGAAGTATGCCGCCGCGATGATTTGAACTTCATCGCCCCCCTGGGTGATCAGCTCTGCGGACAGTCGCGCGTGATGCTGATCCCACGAAAAGGTGAGCAGGCTGTCCGAACGGCCGTAATCCAGGAAGAGAAACCGCCGAGCACCGCGCCGATGAGGACGTATCCGGCCGTCAGCATCGCCGGTTCCAATTCAGAGCGTATCCCAGCCAAGAGAAGACCGGGGTTCTTGTATGGGTTCGGGTCTCCGACCCGATGCCGGGCCTTTTCTCGCTCGTCCCTTTCTCGCCGTCGGCAGGGTCGGCGCAGGACGGCCGTCGAAAACACATCCCCTTGCGCGACCTCATACCACCACTTCTGCTGCGAGGCCGACCAGACCTGGGATATGCCGCACGATTTGCATGCGAACGGCCTGTCGACGTAGTAGCCGCGCTCGACGAAATCGGGTTGGCTGTAACTGCCATGCAGTGCGAGCGCGCTCAGGTCGACTGCGAGGCCTCTCTCCAACGCTTCGCCTTTGGCGCGCTCCGCCGAAGCCTTCCTGTGGGCCTCGCGTTCGTCGTGACGCCTCTTTCCACTCATCGGAACCCCGCGTTCGTTGTCGCGCGTCTGTCGATGGCTGGCTGAGATCACCGATTAGAGTAAGACCGATCGATCGCCGGGCGCGACTTCGAAATCTCTCACCTCGGCTTCCTGGGTTCGTCACTCATCATCCGGCCGCTTATCTTGAAACGGCG is a window of Planctomyces sp. SH-PL62 DNA encoding:
- a CDS encoding zinc-ribbon domain containing protein, which produces MSGKRRHDEREAHRKASAERAKGEALERGLAVDLSALALHGSYSQPDFVERGYYVDRPFACKSCGISQVWSASQQKWWYEVAQGDVFSTAVLRRPCRRRERDEREKARHRVGDPNPYKNPGLLLAGIRSELEPAMLTAGYVLIGAVLGGFSSWITAVRTACSPFRGISITRDCPQS